The following DNA comes from Methanocella sp..
GGTGGAGCCATAAGGCATCCCCGAGATGATCTCGTCCAGGTCTGTAACCCCTGTCTTTGCTGTCTCGACCTCGGGCGGGCTGCCGGTGCCCGGGGCCAGCACCGTGATGCCGTCATTTGAAATATTATACAGATACCGCCCGAAGCAATGCTCCTGCCCCCGGAGCTTGACGACTTCAAGGGTTTTAACGGCGATGCCGGGGCCGCCCTGGACTGCAATCTCCTGCTTCCCGAGGTCGACGATATCGTCGACCAGCATGCGCTCGATGCCGTCGCCCTCCGCGGTGAAAATTGTCGTACAGCCCGATCGGGAAGCCCATCCCAGGAACAGGAGCAGCTTTCTTCGGCGCTCCAGGTCATCGCCGGTGAATAGGCGTATGGAGCTGATGGAATCGACTACCAGGTGGTCGATGCGGTGGGAGCTCACGCGCTCCTGGACGATATCGTAAATATCGCCCGCATATTCGCCCTCCGCTATGGTGCCGAGCGAATAGTCCCAGAACTCTACGAACCCTCCCTCTTCCCGGGGCCCGTAGAAGTCGAGGTTGACGCCGGTCCTGACCAGGTTGAGGTCAAAGAAGGACATCGTCGACGCGAACTTGTTGATGGAGTACAAAAGCTCATGGGTGCTCACGAACAGCACGCGCCCGCCCTTCCGGGCCTGGTTGAACGTGTACTGCAAGGCCATCACAGTCTTACCAGCACCCGGGGGGCCGGATATGAGCATGGTCGAGCCCTTCGGTATGCCCCCGCCGAGGAGCGTGTCTAATCCCGCGATATCGGTCTTCACCGTGGCCAATCCCATGCTCTGACATCCCTCAAAATTGTATTATAATGATTGGACAATGTTAATATAAGTATTTTAAGTACGGCCTTCAGGCTGCGCATGTCGAGGGAGGCGTTTCGGCGCGAGCGTTAAAAAACGAATATTTATATACTAATGTGCCCAATAAATATAATCTAACCGATAAAAACCGGGGACAATGGTATGAAGATCGACAAAATGAACAAAAAGATACTCAACATCCTCCAGCAGTCCGGCAGGATGACCTACAAGGACGTCGCTAAGAAGATCGACCGGGCCCAGTCCACGGTTCGTGACAGGATAGGCATTATGGAAGAGGAGGGCGTCATCAAAGGCTATACGGTCGTAATCAACAAGAAGAAGGCCGGCCTGGATTGCTACGCCATCATCAAGTGCAAGGTCGACTCGGGCAGGCTGGACGAAGTGACCCGTAAGCTAAAGCGCGTGGACAACGTCCTGCAGGTCTACCACACGAGCGGCGCATACAACCTCACGTTCCTCATCGCCACCTGGGACTACGACGAGTTGAAGCGCATACTAAAGGAAAAAGTGGCCCCGATGGGAATAAAGGACTACGAGACGATCATCATCATGGAGTCCATCCGTGAGATGTCGTACGTGGACATCCATTAAAGTCAATTTTTATTTACTTTATTATCGGTCTCGACGGCCTCGTACTTGAGCGGCGTCTCCAGGATCTTTTTCGTGGTCAGTATAGTGTTCGTGTTGAGCACGCCGCCGATGCTGGAAATATTTCCTATGATCTCCCGTAGCACGTCCACGTTGTTCGTCCTCAGCTTCAGCATGAGGTCAAATGGCTCCAGAGTCTCGTATATCTCGAGTACTTCGGGCATGATCATGAGCTCGGCAATGACGTCCTCTTTCTTTTTTCCGGTGAGCGCGCTGCGCTCCAGCTCGATGCCCACGAAGGCCACGGTCTTCAGGTCGAGGATGATCGGATCGAATAGAATGGTGAAACGCTCGATGACGCCCCCGTCGACCAGTCGGTTAATACGCTTATGGATAGTGGAAGGCGAAACGTTCAACTCGTCCCCGATACAGGCGAGGGGCGTGTTGCTGTTCTCGCAAAGCTTTCGGATGATGTAAATATCCGTTTCGTCCAGGTTGCCCTTAAATTTTGAGCTCATTGATCGAGCGCTCCGGTATGATATTATAAACAATAGCTTATTATACTTATATATACCTTTCCTAATCTAGTAAATTTATTATCATATTTGGCCATAATATTATAAATTTTTATCAAGTATCCGCTTACGTGGCAGAACTATGGCGATTGTCCTCTTTGTAGGGTAAATATTATATTTACGTTATTTCTTCGGGGGACTGTTAAGCGTACGCTTGCCTAAATACCGTATGCCGTGCCCCTGTGGCTCAGCTGGTCAAAGCGGATTACTAGTAATCAGCGCGTCGCAAGTTCAAGTCTTGCCGGGGGCTCCCACTACATAGGCTGGTAATTCCTTTTTATCCTTAGCTAATTCTCCTGCCTGCGACTTCTCCGGTGATATAGCCCGCTTTGGCTTCTATGCCATGTTATTGTGGAGCTTATCGCTTCGGTTTTTCAACACTAAAACACGAAAATTTATTATATCCCACGTAAGGGCACGAGCATCTCTAAGGCCCATGCTTTAGTGTCAAAACATAAAACAATATCTCAAAGAGACGAACCTCTCCAAGAAAATGAAACACAAGAGAAAGCATTCACTTACATGCCGTTCTTGTGTTTCAGTCTTATAGTGATTTGGGGCTCTAGGGATGTTGTTTTGTGTTTTGAACGCCCGGCATGAGCTTTTGTGATGTTCGTGTCCTTACGTGGGATATAAAAATAATTCGTGTTTTAGTGTTGAAAAACCGGAGGCTGTACGTGCATCGCTAAAGCGGTAAAGGATTAAGCGCGAGAGCCCAGTTATACCGCGGGCACTTCGATGAACCGCTCCATGATGCGGTTCGTGGTCAGGATGGTGTTGGTCGCCATGATGCCGTCGATGGCTGCGATGCTCGTGATGACACTCCTTAGCTTTTCCACGTTCTTGGTGCGCAATTTCAAGATCAGGTCGAAGGGCGCCAGCGTCTCGTGGATCTCCACCACGTAGGGGATGCCCGACAGGCTGGAGAGCACTTCTTCCTTCTTCTTGCCCATGAGCGCGTCCCGCTCCAGCTCGATGCCCACGAAGGCCACGGTCTTTAAATTTAAAATCATCGGGTCGAAAAGTATGGTGAAGCGCTCGATGATATTATTCTCCTTCAGGCTGTTG
Coding sequences within:
- a CDS encoding RAD55 family ATPase, yielding MGLATVKTDIAGLDTLLGGGIPKGSTMLISGPPGAGKTVMALQYTFNQARKGGRVLFVSTHELLYSINKFASTMSFFDLNLVRTGVNLDFYGPREEGGFVEFWDYSLGTIAEGEYAGDIYDIVQERVSSHRIDHLVVDSISSIRLFTGDDLERRRKLLLFLGWASRSGCTTIFTAEGDGIERMLVDDIVDLGKQEIAVQGGPGIAVKTLEVVKLRGQEHCFGRYLYNISNDGITVLAPGTGSPPEVETAKTGVTDLDEIISGMPYGSTWHFIVRYESLCRPLMDTMVRETLASGDSLVYFASAADDFSLEAFRWRFGAEGELKGRLAIVDPFGLPAADKIKDFIVSVEMGENAGVPVSRQRLVKGKRIRIIADAGSMERWSGIAGAWKALEFSRSRAREKGELLIVFSGPSADGPLSSNISAASDGFVDVWGYGGYALLRVRKAPYAKSFEPFVARLEQGQIRLKRL
- a CDS encoding Lrp/AsnC family transcriptional regulator; the protein is MKIDKMNKKILNILQQSGRMTYKDVAKKIDRAQSTVRDRIGIMEEEGVIKGYTVVINKKKAGLDCYAIIKCKVDSGRLDEVTRKLKRVDNVLQVYHTSGAYNLTFLIATWDYDELKRILKEKVAPMGIKDYETIIIMESIREMSYVDIH
- a CDS encoding Lrp/AsnC family transcriptional regulator — encoded protein: MSSKFKGNLDETDIYIIRKLCENSNTPLACIGDELNVSPSTIHKRINRLVDGGVIERFTILFDPIILDLKTVAFVGIELERSALTGKKKEDVIAELMIMPEVLEIYETLEPFDLMLKLRTNNVDVLREIIGNISSIGGVLNTNTILTTKKILETPLKYEAVETDNKVNKN
- a CDS encoding Lrp/AsnC family transcriptional regulator, which produces MAYKSVKDLDAVDIKIIEKLCQDSSASLNDIAKELGISASTVHKRINSLKENNIIERFTILFDPMILNLKTVAFVGIELERDALMGKKKEEVLSSLSGIPYVVEIHETLAPFDLILKLRTKNVEKLRSVITSIAAIDGIMATNTILTTNRIMERFIEVPAV